One Methanobrevibacter arboriphilus JCM 13429 = DSM 1125 DNA segment encodes these proteins:
- a CDS encoding putative zinc-binding protein, with amino-acid sequence MENKISIAACNGMSALGLVGRAACNDLSTENDNILSICITATAADNQEFNQIIKKYPIIAINGCSDDCVNKILKSKDIETEKTYNIDKILEEKNLKVIDPSRLDSEGEKAVKELKNVIEAELKKM; translated from the coding sequence ATGGAAAACAAAATTTCAATAGCTGCATGTAATGGAATGAGTGCTTTAGGGCTTGTTGGTAGAGCTGCATGTAATGATTTATCAACCGAGAATGATAATATATTATCTATATGTATTACGGCTACTGCAGCAGATAATCAAGAATTTAATCAAATTATTAAAAAATATCCCATTATAGCTATAAATGGATGTTCAGATGATTGTGTGAACAAAATACTTAAATCAAAAGATATTGAAACAGAAAAAACTTATAATATAGACAAAATTTTAGAAGAGAAAAATTTAAAAGTTATAGACCCTTCTAGATTAGACTCTGAGGGTGAAAAAGCTGTTAAAGAACTGAAAAATGTAATAGAAGCTGAATTAAAAAAAATGTGA
- a CDS encoding site-2 protease family protein — protein MNGLWYYAIAFAIIWAIALIFKNKLTNHGLEVNFPLLMWKTKRLRGFINKLANISPKFWRWFMNVGIFISFGAMIVMTYLLLSSLSTVFETPSVSLVIPGVEIPGSPIYIPFAYGIVALATVLIVHEFSHGILSRVEKINIKSIGLLLFAVLPGAFVEPDEEDMKKAEKTSRMRVYAAGSIANISLFVVAFLITMSISSFVIPETFHEDGIQIERVLEGTPAYNILQTGMIIESLNGVNVTDGNAYSSALSTLKPDETVNVTTDRGNYSFKAGKNPNNNSLGYMGVQAVKNYQINDNVADTYGNTLPWIWFSLLELFNWIAFLNLAIGLFNLLPMKPLDGGHLLEELLDYKLSENIVKPIIVLISSFMIFIIAISLIAGLTGGLF, from the coding sequence ATGAATGGTTTATGGTATTACGCAATAGCATTTGCAATTATATGGGCTATTGCCCTAATTTTTAAGAATAAACTTACTAATCATGGATTAGAAGTAAATTTTCCACTGTTAATGTGGAAAACCAAAAGACTTAGAGGATTTATAAATAAATTAGCTAATATTTCTCCAAAATTTTGGCGATGGTTTATGAATGTTGGTATTTTCATTTCTTTTGGCGCTATGATTGTAATGACTTATTTACTTCTTTCATCTCTTTCAACAGTATTTGAAACTCCTTCTGTTTCCCTTGTTATTCCTGGAGTTGAAATTCCTGGTTCTCCAATATATATTCCATTTGCTTATGGGATAGTTGCTCTTGCAACTGTATTAATTGTTCATGAATTTTCTCATGGAATTTTATCTAGGGTAGAAAAAATCAACATAAAATCAATAGGTTTATTGTTATTTGCTGTTCTTCCAGGTGCTTTTGTTGAACCTGATGAAGAAGATATGAAAAAAGCTGAAAAAACTTCAAGAATGAGAGTTTATGCTGCTGGATCGATAGCCAACATATCTCTTTTTGTAGTAGCATTTTTAATTACGATGTCTATTTCATCTTTTGTTATTCCTGAAACATTTCATGAGGATGGGATTCAAATAGAAAGAGTTCTTGAAGGAACTCCTGCCTATAACATTCTACAAACTGGAATGATAATAGAGTCTTTAAATGGAGTAAATGTTACAGATGGAAATGCTTATTCAAGTGCTTTATCTACTTTAAAACCAGATGAAACTGTTAATGTCACGACGGACAGGGGAAACTATAGTTTTAAAGCTGGTAAAAATCCTAATAATAATTCTCTTGGTTATATGGGGGTTCAAGCTGTTAAAAATTACCAAATTAATGATAATGTAGCTGATACTTATGGAAATACACTTCCTTGGATTTGGTTTTCACTTCTAGAATTGTTTAATTGGATTGCATTCCTTAATTTAGCTATTGGCTTGTTTAATCTTCTTCCAATGAAACCATTGGATGGAGGACATTTACTTGAAGAGCTTTTAGACTATAAATTATCTGAAAATATTGTAAAACCTATAATAGTCCTTATATCTTCTTTCATGATATTTATAATAGCTATAAGTCTAATCGCTGGCTTAACTGGAGGATTATTTTAA
- the purL gene encoding phosphoribosylformylglycinamidine synthase subunit PurL: MTLTDSEIDYIEQMLGRSPNELEEGMLDIMFSEHCSYKSSRPILGLFPTEGENIILGPGDDAGMVSITDKLALAVGIESHNHPSAIEPYGGAGTGIGGILRDIISMGAMPIALLDSLRFGPLEDQKSRYLFEHVVKGISDYGNRVGVPTVGGEVEFDESFRTNPLVNVMCAGIVEKDNIVKGIAPNIGDVFLLMGGLTGRDGIHGVTFASEELTSDSEIEDRPAVQVGDPFTKKKVLEASLEILENIDVAGVKDLGGGGLTCCISELVDKCGNGALVDLNSIPLREDGMTPYEVMLSESQERMVFVINPKYVDEAFAICDKYELPRAIIGEVTDTKLMVVEDTTKKDVNGDNRIIANMPAVLLADPPSLNREIRTPKKDRNYVAVENPPIDQSILKILSSPNIATKKWVYKQYDHEVQVRTIVKPGDDAAVLKIDDENAVVLSCDCNSIHTKLSPYDGGAGSVAEAIRNVVSMGAEPYAVVDCLNFGNPENPEILWQFKQCVQGMADLAEKFETPVISGNVSFYNETEGIKINPSPTVGVIGVAGLNNIRTMEFKNEGDKILIIGATYDEIDGSEYHRAVHGLEQGEAPKIRIDNEIKSSKSILKLLANDNGEFNSVENISNNTVTAIHDCSAGGIAIALSEMAISGGIGAEVDLSNIPIENSEDINDNNLLFSESHGRYLVTVKSNELKNVLDYIDVPCACIGEVKGDSLKISGYDNNINVLVNDLKDAYNGVIEQYMT; encoded by the coding sequence ATGACTTTAACAGATTCTGAAATTGATTATATTGAACAAATGCTTGGAAGAAGTCCTAATGAGTTGGAAGAGGGAATGTTAGATATAATGTTTTCTGAGCATTGTTCTTATAAAAGTAGTAGGCCAATACTTGGACTTTTCCCTACTGAAGGGGAAAACATTATATTAGGTCCTGGTGATGACGCTGGAATGGTTTCTATAACTGATAAGTTAGCTCTTGCAGTAGGAATTGAAAGTCATAATCATCCTTCAGCTATTGAACCTTATGGTGGTGCTGGAACAGGAATTGGTGGGATTCTTCGAGATATTATTTCAATGGGAGCAATGCCAATAGCACTTTTAGACTCTCTTCGTTTTGGACCTCTTGAGGATCAAAAATCTAGATATCTTTTTGAACATGTTGTAAAAGGAATTTCTGATTATGGTAATCGTGTTGGTGTTCCAACAGTTGGTGGAGAAGTTGAATTTGATGAATCTTTTAGAACAAATCCTCTTGTAAATGTTATGTGTGCAGGAATTGTTGAAAAAGATAATATAGTTAAAGGAATAGCTCCAAATATAGGAGATGTCTTTTTGCTAATGGGTGGACTAACTGGTAGGGATGGAATACATGGTGTTACCTTTGCTTCAGAAGAACTTACATCTGATAGTGAAATTGAAGATAGGCCTGCTGTTCAAGTTGGAGATCCTTTTACAAAAAAGAAAGTTTTAGAAGCTTCTTTGGAAATACTTGAAAATATCGATGTTGCTGGAGTTAAAGATCTTGGTGGTGGAGGATTAACCTGTTGTATTTCTGAACTTGTTGATAAATGTGGAAATGGTGCTTTAGTTGATTTAAATTCAATTCCTTTAAGGGAAGACGGTATGACTCCTTATGAAGTTATGCTTTCTGAATCTCAAGAAAGAATGGTTTTTGTTATTAATCCAAAATATGTAGATGAAGCTTTTGCTATTTGTGATAAGTATGAACTTCCAAGAGCTATTATTGGTGAAGTTACTGATACGAAATTGATGGTTGTTGAAGACACTACTAAAAAAGATGTTAATGGAGACAATAGGATAATAGCTAATATGCCTGCTGTTCTTCTTGCTGACCCTCCTTCTTTAAATCGTGAAATAAGAACTCCAAAAAAAGATAGAAACTATGTAGCTGTTGAAAATCCACCGATTGATCAATCTATATTAAAAATATTGTCTTCTCCCAACATAGCTACTAAAAAATGGGTTTATAAACAATATGATCATGAAGTTCAAGTTAGAACTATTGTAAAGCCTGGTGATGATGCTGCTGTACTTAAAATAGATGATGAAAATGCGGTTGTTCTTAGTTGTGATTGTAATAGTATTCATACTAAGCTTTCTCCTTATGATGGTGGTGCTGGAAGTGTTGCTGAAGCAATTAGGAATGTTGTTTCAATGGGGGCAGAACCTTATGCTGTTGTTGATTGTTTGAATTTTGGAAATCCTGAAAATCCTGAGATACTTTGGCAATTTAAACAATGTGTTCAAGGAATGGCAGATTTAGCTGAAAAATTTGAAACTCCTGTTATCAGTGGTAATGTAAGCTTTTATAATGAAACTGAAGGCATTAAAATTAATCCTTCTCCTACTGTAGGTGTTATTGGTGTGGCTGGCCTTAATAATATTAGAACTATGGAGTTTAAAAATGAAGGAGATAAAATTTTAATTATTGGTGCAACTTATGATGAGATTGATGGTTCTGAATATCATAGAGCTGTTCATGGTCTTGAACAAGGTGAAGCTCCTAAAATTAGAATTGATAATGAAATAAAATCTTCAAAGTCTATTTTAAAACTTTTAGCTAATGATAATGGTGAATTTAATAGTGTTGAAAATATTTCAAATAATACTGTAACTGCGATTCATGATTGTTCTGCAGGAGGAATTGCTATTGCTCTTTCTGAAATGGCAATATCAGGTGGTATTGGGGCTGAAGTCGATCTATCTAATATTCCTATTGAAAATTCTGAAGATATTAATGATAATAACTTATTATTTTCAGAAAGTCATGGAAGATATCTTGTTACAGTTAAATCTAATGAATTAAAGAATGTTTTAGATTATATAGATGTTCCTTGTGCTTGTATTGGGGAAGTTAAAGGAGACTCTTTGAAAATAAGTGGTTATGATAATAATATTAATGTACTTGTTAATGATTTAAAAGATGCATATAATGGTGTAATTGAACAATATATGACATAG
- a CDS encoding helicase C-terminal domain-containing protein: MSNSLFCPNCGMLKTNCVCGKTQKNLKSNYSIDSNDISSNIVNMSSINIDDSYSIGENSIGEERINELKKEFPNIDNEIIENFPFSSPRKGQLEIISDINEAIENGYKYIILEAGTGTGKSAIATTLAKMYQSAYILTMTKQLQSQYFNEFKFPLVKGRGNFYCLNDDLDSTCDVGTCKTTPTSKNFFCKFGISKTPNLTGSEAFEDQFGGSVFYQSEEHCHYWQQKSNAINSPITLMNYDYAILELNYVKHFAPRNLLILDEAHNIENKLMNTMELTLYNRRLRKDIKKVINPNILKEKDYKDWIMEIDAIKDAYRDIELKDLPKNKVDRINSTISRLKQLRENLENEPKNWIIDPLSDGVSFKPLRVHQYAKDYLFKHGEVCIFLSATILSHKMFSKWLGLNPNEVYHIKVDSPFPPSQRPIELNIAGKMSSNRIKRSAPKTLPILEAILKKHKNDKGLIHTNSYKCQEYIIKKMPNSRLISHTSTNRERVLNHFEKSEDPLVLASPSMSEGVDLPYDKCRFQVIYKVPFPYLGDEQVNMRMKRDRRWYAYKTVMTLMQAYGRGMRAEDDSCYTYILDGDIDILFKSPLYRSLVPEFFKEAIIKD; this comes from the coding sequence ATGTCAAATTCTTTATTTTGTCCAAATTGTGGAATGCTAAAAACTAACTGTGTTTGTGGAAAAACACAAAAAAACCTTAAATCTAATTATTCAATAGATTCTAATGATATTTCATCTAATATAGTAAATATGAGTTCGATTAATATAGATGATTCTTATTCTATTGGGGAAAATTCTATTGGAGAAGAAAGAATAAATGAATTAAAAAAAGAATTTCCAAATATTGATAATGAAATAATTGAAAATTTCCCTTTTTCTTCTCCAAGAAAAGGTCAGCTTGAAATTATATCGGATATTAATGAAGCTATTGAAAATGGATATAAATATATAATTCTCGAGGCAGGAACTGGAACTGGAAAGTCAGCAATAGCTACTACATTAGCTAAAATGTATCAGTCAGCATATATTCTTACTATGACTAAACAATTACAGTCTCAATATTTTAATGAATTTAAATTTCCACTGGTTAAAGGTAGGGGAAATTTTTATTGCTTGAATGATGATTTAGATTCTACGTGTGATGTTGGAACTTGTAAAACTACACCAACTTCTAAAAACTTTTTTTGTAAATTTGGTATTTCTAAAACTCCCAATTTAACTGGTTCAGAAGCTTTTGAAGATCAATTTGGAGGCTCTGTTTTTTATCAATCTGAAGAACATTGTCATTATTGGCAACAAAAGTCTAATGCTATTAATTCTCCTATTACTTTAATGAATTATGATTATGCTATTCTTGAATTAAACTATGTAAAGCATTTTGCTCCTAGAAATCTTTTAATTCTTGATGAAGCTCATAATATTGAAAATAAATTAATGAATACAATGGAACTTACTTTATACAATAGAAGGCTTAGAAAAGATATTAAAAAGGTTATTAACCCTAATATACTTAAAGAAAAGGATTATAAGGATTGGATAATGGAAATTGACGCAATTAAAGATGCTTATCGTGATATTGAACTTAAAGATCTTCCAAAAAATAAAGTAGATAGAATTAATTCTACAATTTCACGACTAAAGCAATTGAGAGAAAATCTTGAAAATGAGCCTAAAAATTGGATTATTGATCCTTTATCTGATGGTGTTTCATTTAAACCACTTAGAGTTCATCAATATGCAAAAGATTATTTATTTAAACATGGAGAAGTTTGTATTTTTTTAAGTGCAACTATTTTATCCCATAAAATGTTTTCTAAGTGGCTTGGTTTAAATCCTAATGAAGTTTATCATATTAAAGTCGATAGTCCTTTTCCTCCTAGTCAAAGACCTATTGAACTAAATATTGCTGGTAAAATGTCTTCTAATAGAATTAAGAGGAGTGCTCCTAAAACTTTACCTATTCTTGAAGCTATATTAAAGAAACACAAGAATGATAAAGGTTTAATTCATACAAATAGCTATAAATGTCAAGAATATATTATTAAAAAAATGCCTAATTCACGATTAATCTCTCACACTTCTACTAATAGAGAACGTGTTTTAAATCATTTTGAGAAAAGTGAAGATCCTCTTGTTTTAGCTAGTCCTTCAATGAGTGAAGGAGTAGATTTGCCTTATGATAAATGTAGATTTCAGGTTATTTATAAGGTTCCTTTTCCTTATTTAGGCGATGAACAAGTTAATATGCGTATGAAAAGAGATAGAAGATGGTATGCATATAAAACTGTAATGACATTGATGCAAGCCTATGGAAGGGGTATGCGGGCTGAAGATGATTCTTGTTACACTTATATTCTTGATGGAGATATAGACATTCTATTTAAAAGTCCGTTATATAGATCTTTAGTTCCAGAGTTTTTTAAAGAGGCTATTATTAAAGATTAA
- the cobI gene encoding precorrin-2 C(20)-methyltransferase gives MTLQKGKLFGIGIGPGDYELLTIKALKVLKNVPIICSPRSAPKKESIALSIINPIIKKRENEKSEYNYKDNLENQTPSLKILEPVFPMTEDKKTLEKHWDEASELISKYLNKGQDVAFITLGDPSIYSTFSYVQKRLEKSFKIEVIPGINSFTACASSIGKPLVEKDEILMIIPKIDDRIDKLLKEGDSFVLMKTSRNTEELENIIYEQSGEKEITSVQNCTMENEKIIEGFPKNKPYLTTTILKLKK, from the coding sequence TTGACATTACAAAAAGGTAAATTATTTGGAATTGGTATTGGACCTGGAGACTATGAACTCTTAACAATAAAAGCTTTAAAAGTTCTAAAAAATGTGCCAATTATATGTTCTCCTAGATCTGCACCAAAAAAAGAAAGTATAGCTCTTTCAATCATTAATCCGATTATAAAAAAAAGAGAGAATGAAAAGAGCGAATATAATTATAAAGATAATCTTGAAAATCAAACCCCAAGTTTAAAAATTTTAGAACCTGTTTTCCCTATGACTGAAGACAAAAAAACTTTAGAAAAACATTGGGATGAAGCTTCTGAATTGATATCTAAATATTTAAATAAAGGACAAGATGTTGCATTTATTACATTAGGTGACCCATCAATATACAGTACATTTTCCTATGTCCAAAAAAGATTGGAAAAAAGTTTCAAAATAGAAGTAATTCCTGGAATTAACTCATTTACAGCTTGTGCCTCAAGTATTGGTAAACCATTGGTAGAAAAAGATGAAATTTTAATGATAATTCCAAAAATAGATGATAGAATTGACAAGCTACTTAAAGAAGGAGATAGCTTTGTTTTAATGAAAACATCCAGAAATACTGAAGAATTAGAAAATATAATATATGAACAAAGCGGAGAAAAAGAAATTACCTCTGTTCAAAATTGTACAATGGAAAATGAAAAAATAATAGAAGGATTTCCAAAAAACAAACCCTATTTAACAACAACGATATTAAAATTAAAAAAATAA
- a CDS encoding FprA family A-type flavoprotein: MKAKATKIGDGVYWIGVLDWDLRTYHGYTLDGTSYNAYLVFGDEKVALIDNAYPGKTEELMARVDDAFQQEGKTDNESKVDVIIQNHVEKDHSGVLVDIHRRYPEAPIYCTEIAVKGLKRHYPKISEAEFITVGTGDTLDLGGKTLAFLDAFLLHWPDSMFTLFLEEGILFPNDAFGQHLCYSKRFDYEIPEHILMDATKKFYGNLIVPLSKLVLKKFEEVTELGLLEQIKMIAPSHGQIWTDPMKVIGAYSDWATGKCKDKVTIVYDTMHYSTQKMAHEIAEGVMAEGYDVEMFFLHEDERSEIVKSILDSKAIAIGVPTINDQPYPSIGDLMYYLKGLKFERTGIERKAITFGSMGGKGGAPGSLAKDLGEYGFDVVDNYEVYYVPDEKENESCFKLGQKLVEEAKKL; this comes from the coding sequence ATGAAGGCAAAAGCAACAAAAATAGGTGATGGAGTATATTGGATAGGAGTTCTTGATTGGGATTTAAGAACTTATCATGGATATACTTTAGATGGGACAAGTTACAATGCGTATTTAGTTTTTGGTGATGAGAAAGTAGCATTGATAGACAATGCTTATCCAGGGAAAACCGAAGAACTAATGGCTCGTGTAGATGATGCATTTCAACAAGAAGGAAAAACTGATAATGAATCTAAAGTAGATGTAATTATACAAAACCATGTTGAAAAAGATCATAGTGGCGTTTTAGTAGATATCCATAGGAGATATCCAGAAGCCCCAATTTATTGTACTGAAATAGCTGTAAAAGGATTGAAAAGACATTATCCTAAAATTAGTGAAGCTGAATTTATCACTGTTGGAACAGGAGATACATTAGATCTTGGTGGTAAAACTTTAGCATTCTTAGATGCATTCTTGCTCCACTGGCCAGACAGTATGTTTACATTATTCCTAGAAGAAGGAATATTATTCCCAAATGACGCATTTGGTCAACATTTATGCTATTCAAAACGTTTCGATTATGAAATACCAGAACATATTTTAATGGATGCTACCAAAAAATTCTATGGAAATCTCATAGTGCCACTATCTAAACTAGTTTTAAAGAAGTTTGAAGAGGTTACAGAACTTGGATTACTTGAACAAATAAAAATGATAGCTCCTTCACATGGACAAATATGGACAGACCCTATGAAAGTTATCGGTGCATATAGTGATTGGGCAACTGGAAAGTGTAAAGATAAAGTAACAATAGTATATGACACCATGCATTACTCCACACAAAAGATGGCTCATGAAATAGCTGAAGGAGTAATGGCAGAAGGATATGATGTTGAAATGTTCTTTTTACATGAAGATGAAAGAAGTGAAATAGTTAAAAGTATATTAGATAGTAAAGCAATAGCTATTGGAGTTCCTACAATCAATGATCAGCCTTATCCAAGCATTGGAGATTTGATGTACTATTTAAAAGGTTTAAAATTTGAAAGAACAGGAATTGAAAGGAAAGCTATAACTTTCGGTTCCATGGGTGGAAAAGGGGGAGCACCAGGATCTTTAGCTAAAGATTTAGGAGAATATGGATTTGATGTTGTAGATAACTATGAAGTATATTATGTTCCTGATGAAAAAGAAAATGAATCTTGTTTCAAGTTAGGGCAAAAATTAGTTGAAGAAGCTAAAAAATTATAA
- a CDS encoding V4R domain-containing protein, translating into MDFTDKITEAKKQKPIQIFSKGHKEIGVNVIKSPVKLVILSMLKDNEMEFDEIVKNTGKSKSTISVHLKSLRNDGVISFKFDPDDQRRKIFYINSRFLGEIEPPEPFELEEQKTSFLLENIVNKEIDKDGKFNFSHLLFHTFRSTLIQEGFNINPILYESGRRIGLALYEQIKADDIDAFIKNLKEFWKDYGLGRLELKLGEKIEITAYDCFECELLPKTGKPACYLDAGIIEATLSSFLKKEVRVIETKCFTMGDNCCVFEVETLE; encoded by the coding sequence ATGGATTTTACTGATAAAATCACTGAAGCAAAAAAACAAAAACCTATTCAAATTTTTTCCAAAGGTCATAAGGAAATAGGGGTTAATGTAATTAAAAGCCCTGTAAAACTTGTCATACTGTCTATGTTAAAAGATAATGAGATGGAATTTGACGAAATCGTTAAAAATACTGGCAAATCTAAATCAACAATTTCTGTTCATTTAAAATCTTTACGAAATGATGGTGTTATTTCTTTTAAATTTGATCCAGATGATCAGAGAAGAAAAATATTCTATATAAATTCAAGATTTTTAGGAGAAATTGAACCTCCTGAGCCATTTGAACTTGAAGAACAAAAAACTAGCTTTTTATTAGAAAATATTGTAAATAAAGAAATAGATAAAGATGGCAAATTTAATTTTTCACATCTATTATTTCATACATTTAGATCGACATTAATTCAAGAAGGATTTAATATTAATCCAATACTTTATGAATCTGGTCGTCGTATAGGATTAGCTTTGTATGAACAAATTAAAGCTGATGATATAGATGCCTTTATTAAAAATTTAAAAGAATTTTGGAAAGATTATGGATTAGGCCGTTTAGAGCTTAAACTCGGAGAAAAAATAGAAATTACTGCTTATGATTGCTTTGAATGTGAATTGCTCCCTAAAACTGGAAAGCCTGCCTGTTATTTAGATGCTGGTATAATTGAAGCTACTTTATCTTCTTTCTTAAAAAAAGAAGTAAGGGTTATTGAAACAAAATGTTTCACAATGGGCGATAATTGCTGTGTTTTTGAAGTAGAAACTTTAGAATAA
- a CDS encoding DUF166 family protein produces MNINIGIIRDEPHLGERALKTIEKKFNVEMVNIESPKGTFIDDINIDKNTLEKLKKFDLLITYIKQADMVMEIVEKLHDKVAWIIIGTWRGEGFKNQLLKYENVSVPDAMCELEIGKKNPVFDEFTSVFGKPKIKINCQGEKIAEIDVIRGSPCGATNFMAEDILGENVDDVENLAKKAGLRIQHYPCRGHKLRLFADEESHKQLASQLHYESVKKALKNEKNENKK; encoded by the coding sequence ATGAATATCAATATAGGTATTATCAGAGATGAACCCCATCTTGGAGAAAGAGCATTGAAGACTATAGAAAAAAAGTTTAATGTAGAAATGGTTAATATAGAATCTCCAAAAGGAACATTCATAGATGATATAAACATTGATAAAAATACCCTTGAAAAATTAAAGAAGTTTGATTTATTAATAACTTATATAAAACAAGCCGATATGGTCATGGAAATTGTAGAAAAGTTGCATGATAAAGTTGCATGGATAATAATCGGAACTTGGCGAGGTGAAGGGTTTAAAAATCAACTTCTAAAATATGAAAATGTTTCTGTTCCTGATGCAATGTGTGAATTAGAAATAGGTAAAAAAAATCCAGTTTTTGATGAATTCACAAGTGTGTTTGGAAAGCCAAAAATAAAAATAAACTGCCAAGGAGAAAAAATAGCTGAAATTGATGTTATAAGAGGATCACCCTGTGGGGCTACCAATTTTATGGCTGAAGATATTCTAGGAGAAAATGTAGATGATGTAGAAAATTTAGCTAAAAAAGCAGGTCTTCGAATTCAACATTATCCTTGTAGAGGGCATAAATTACGATTATTTGCAGACGAAGAATCCCATAAACAGTTAGCATCTCAACTACATTATGAATCAGTGAAAAAAGCTTTAAAAAATGAAAAAAATGAAAATAAGAAATAA
- a CDS encoding molybdopterin molybdotransferase MoeA, which produces MFLSELIPMKDALDILDKNQIIMETEIIDLKNSYLRVLSEEVYSFHDSPPFDKSAMDGYAVIASDTFGASPNAIKKLNIIDQIGAGDFSNKIINSGEAIRIATGAPIPDGADAVLMEEYTITNSKGSSDEYIEIHSQVTPGENVSFQGEDIKSGDLVVKDSTIIRPQEMGIIASAGISNIEVYKIPKVKLIITGNELINPTKKLEKAQIINSNQYVISSMIKSCGVHVDVVSAKDIFEEVKKTLLDSSKDYDLIITTGGTAISKGDVVVDAVDSIGDVLFHGVALRPGKPVGFGIIANTPVFMLSGYPVAAMGQFDALVRNFLFKMQNIEFNPRKEKRRADVKIYSNLGRTDFIRSYADDDKVKAVLSRGSGILRSMIEANSYIIVDENQEGISKDEIVDVVFFESMNWNK; this is translated from the coding sequence ATGTTTTTATCAGAATTAATTCCAATGAAGGATGCATTAGATATCCTTGATAAAAATCAGATAATTATGGAAACAGAAATTATTGATTTAAAAAATTCATATTTAAGGGTTTTATCAGAAGAAGTTTATTCTTTTCACGATTCTCCTCCTTTTGATAAATCAGCTATGGATGGTTATGCTGTTATTGCTAGTGATACTTTTGGTGCTTCTCCAAATGCTATAAAAAAACTAAACATCATTGATCAAATTGGTGCTGGAGATTTTTCCAATAAAATTATCAATTCTGGAGAAGCTATTAGAATTGCCACTGGGGCTCCAATCCCAGATGGGGCTGATGCTGTTTTAATGGAAGAATATACTATCACTAATTCTAAAGGATCTTCTGATGAATATATCGAAATTCATTCTCAAGTTACTCCTGGTGAAAATGTATCTTTTCAAGGAGAAGATATTAAATCAGGAGATTTAGTGGTTAAAGATTCAACCATTATTCGACCTCAAGAGATGGGAATTATAGCTTCTGCAGGTATAAGTAATATTGAAGTTTATAAAATACCTAAAGTTAAATTGATTATAACGGGTAATGAATTGATCAATCCTACTAAAAAACTTGAAAAAGCCCAAATAATCAATTCAAATCAATATGTTATATCTTCCATGATTAAAAGTTGTGGAGTTCATGTTGATGTTGTTTCTGCTAAAGATATATTTGAAGAAGTTAAAAAAACTTTATTAGATTCTTCTAAAGACTATGATTTAATTATTACAACTGGAGGGACAGCTATCAGTAAAGGTGATGTTGTTGTAGATGCTGTTGATTCTATTGGTGATGTTTTGTTTCATGGCGTTGCATTAAGACCAGGAAAGCCTGTTGGATTTGGTATCATTGCTAATACTCCTGTATTCATGTTATCTGGCTATCCAGTAGCGGCAATGGGTCAATTTGATGCTTTAGTTCGAAATTTCTTATTTAAAATGCAAAATATTGAATTTAATCCTAGAAAAGAGAAAAGAAGGGCTGATGTTAAAATATATTCTAACTTGGGACGTACTGATTTTATTAGATCTTATGCTGATGATGATAAAGTCAAAGCTGTTTTAAGTAGAGGTTCTGGAATTCTTAGGTCTATGATTGAAGCTAATTCTTATATTATTGTTGATGAAAATCAGGAAGGTATTTCTAAAGATGAAATTGTAGATGTGGTCTTTTTTGAATCTATGAATTGGAATAAATAA
- a CDS encoding ferritin-like domain-containing protein yields the protein MPKYEHKIGVTKGTDLEKEVKANFMGETQEVGMYLAMSRQASREGYGELAEVFKRLAWEEAEHAARFAEMNGVIKPTLKENVEMMLEGELMANKEKRSAAEKAGDCKLEDPCDFFKESSKDEGRHAKILEGILERYF from the coding sequence ATGCCAAAGTATGAACATAAAATAGGTGTAACTAAAGGAACAGATTTAGAGAAGGAAGTTAAAGCAAATTTCATGGGGGAAACCCAGGAAGTTGGAATGTATTTAGCTATGTCCAGACAAGCTTCTAGAGAAGGATATGGGGAATTAGCTGAAGTTTTTAAAAGGCTTGCATGGGAAGAAGCTGAACATGCTGCTAGATTTGCAGAGATGAATGGAGTTATAAAGCCAACCCTAAAAGAAAATGTTGAAATGATGTTAGAAGGGGAATTAATGGCTAATAAAGAAAAAAGATCTGCTGCTGAGAAAGCTGGAGATTGTAAACTTGAAGATCCGTGTGATTTCTTTAAAGAAAGTTCTAAAGACGAAGGTCGCCATGCTAAAATATTAGAAGGAATATTAGAAAGATACTTCTAA